ggtgcgaaaaaaaggcagaagaaatccagcgctttgctgatacaaaaaattacaaacaatttttcagtgccctcaagactgtctatgggccattaaaacccaccaccactcccttgctattctctgacggtgacactctcataaaagataaaaaaggcatcagcaacaggtggaaagaacacttcagtcagcttctcaaccaaccctcttcagtcaaccaaagcacccttgaccagatcccccaaaaccacaccattgaacaacttgacgtccctccttcaatagaggaagtccaaaaagccattaaacaagtGAGTACAGgtaaggcacccagtaaagacgggatcccaaccgaggcatacaaggccttaaatggaaaggtgctccaggcattccacatagtgctgaccagcatatgggaagaggaagacatgcccccagaactcagagatgcctccatcgtagccctatacaagaacaaaggctcacgagtagcctgtgacaactacagaggcatctcactactctccattgctggaaagatcctcgcccgtgttatactcaacagactcctgtcatgtgtttcagagcagaacctgcctgaatcacaatgtggcttccgaccagatcacagcaccatcgacatggtcttcacagtgaggcaaatgcaggaaaaatgccttgagcaggacttgagtctctacattgtcttcatagacctgacaaaggcattcgacacagtgaacagggacacattgtgggtgatcctcagcaagctcggctgcccagcaaaattcgtcaaactgatccagctctttcatgtcgacatgacaggggaagtcctatctggtggagagacttccgatagcttcaacatctccaatggcgtgaaacaaggctgtgtcctcgctccagtactattcaacctatatttcacccaagtattataacatgctgtgatggatctagacctgggcgtctacatcaaataccgactggatggctcactatttgaccttcgccgcctgactgcaaaaacaaagacaacagagagactcatcctggaagctctcttcgcagatgactgtgctctcatggcccaccaagaaaatcatctccaaaccattgtggacaggttctcc
The window above is part of the Monodelphis domestica isolate mMonDom1 chromosome 7, mMonDom1.pri, whole genome shotgun sequence genome. Proteins encoded here:
- the SHISA5 gene encoding protein shisa-5 isoform X1 is translated as MEWQNNPNSAPKKDRFKSLQATAQHEIRKMQDRWCEKKAEEIQRFADTKNYKQFFSALKTVYGPLKPTTTPLLFSDGDTLIKDKKGISNRWKEHFSQLLNQPSSVNQSTLDQIPQNHTIEQLDVPPSIEEVQKAIKQVSTGKAPSKDGIPTEAYKALNGKVLQAFHIVLTSIWEEEDMPPELRDASIVALYKNKGSRVACDNYRGISLLSIAGKILARVILNRLLSCVSEQNLPESQCGFRPDHSTIDMVFTVRQMQEKCLEQDLSLYIVFIDLTKAFDTVNRDTLWVILSKLGCPAKFVKLIQLFHVDMTGEVLSGGETSDSFNISNGVKQGCVLAPVLFNLYFTQVL